GAATCATGCGATCTAGTCCACATTTCCAGAAACAAGCATTAGCAACATAAATCATAACATGAGCCTGCAGAACCGGATACTGTAACCACCATACAAGAAAATGGAACATGTTTTGTACCGGTTATAAACCATTAATGGCTACATGTAAGCTTGTCCGTACTTTGTGACAAATATGAAACTTTTCAAAAAGCTTCTCAGCTGACTCCAAGCAATGCTGTCATAAAGGCATCGAGTTTCCTGCAAGCAAAATAAGGCAACGTGTTAGTAACTCAGTATGTACGGTATAGAAAACAGTTTGTATGGGCACAGATGAAAAAACCACTAGAAAACAGAACTACTAGTGTTTTGTGACAAGACAATGACAAGTACACCAGCACCGAATAATGACAACAGAAGAATGAGAAAATTAAAAACATAGTGCATGAACAAAAGTACAGTAATAACAGTGAAATCATACAGGTTGAATACTGTATGTATTAGATATGTGTTCCAGCCAAATCAATTAATAAAACGGACCAGCAAAAACTGTGCCAACAATAGTAATAGTAAACATATCACAACACAGTAAACTGGGAGACATAAGGAGGTTTTAGTAAATTTTAGGGATTTACGAGCATAAGGACTAAGGAGGCAATCCGAAACGTATTAGCCTATTGGGAAGAGTTGAAGCGTTCAAAAGGCATGTAAAAAATTAACAATCAACCATCCACGTTACTTGAAAAAACAGAATGATTCTACAATGAAAGTCACTAGTTTTAGTGGCAATTGCAGATCATCTGGTAAGGATGAAAATTACTTAATAAAATAGAAGGCAGACAATAGCACAGAATTACATGTACAAGTCAGAGAGAATGATTTGGATCTATTTTCGTGGGTCTTcatagggttttttttttttggctgcagCAACAAGAACCAGACTCCTCATCTCTGGCAAGTACAAGTAGCTCACTAGGGAAGAAAGATGATGCAGAGAGCCTAGGGAGGTGGCCAGCATTAGAGAAGGGCACTGGAGAGATGAGGCAGGCATGGACAACCTGTTTTGCTTGTCGGAGCTTGGAGGTGCAAGATGGTAACTGGCAGCACCAATCTAAACTTATTCAAAGGCAAGAACTTTGACTTGGGACAAAACTAAAACTTACATTTTGGAAAAGAGTATATATTAGAAAAATCCCCAAATCCTATTTTCTAGAGTTTGCTGAGTCACACACCCAAGTCTGACTCCAACACCTCCACCCTAGTCCAGGTAATAGCATATTAGGGAGAATAGGAAACGAAATTGAGTTATATACATTTTTGAAAGAATTCACCATGCATATCTTCTGGTAACGCAATTAACAAGGTTACAGAATTTTTGACAACAGAATATATGCCATGTATTTATTTATGTCTATGGCAAATAACATATACAGGATCTACAGAAATTTAAGAATTCCACATTTCAATACATATTCATATTTAACTAAAATAGCAATTTTGGTGTTTCTCAGACATTCATGTGCAAAGGGAGCAAAGCAAACATTTGAACTATCCATCCACATGCATATATTTCAAACTCATGTGCTGATCCTACTGTCTGCATCTTTCAACAATAGCTCACAAAAGTAAAACATGGAAAATGTGCAAAGAGTTAGAGAAGATAGCTTTCTAAATCGTCCTTAGACTGTTAatagaaaagaaacaaactaaAACAAATCGATGATAGTACAGCATATGAAATAGTTAAGACACCAGCATTTTGATGATTTAACTATATGTACAAAGAACCGGAACATGGGCACATCATTGGACTATTAAAAGTAATTCAGACTGTTCATTTCTTTCAATGTTATCCCACTTGCACAATTGATAACAATTAGATACAAAGGAGTCATGCAATGATTTTATAAATTAATCCATGTACTCCTCTAGTTAATTTCAAATATGAACTTGTGACTTGTCGATCATCAGACAAGTTTCCGGGTTGCTTCATTGAACTATATCATTGTTTCTCAGACATGGACACTGCATCCTAGGCAAAATGAAGCccgaaaaaaaaaggatggcaTATTTTATTGGATAAAAAGAAACAGTTGTCATCAAGATGCACTTGAACTCTGGAACCAGAACTCAATCTACAAATCTCCATGCACTGATCTCCAAAACAATAGATCCAATAAAGAACTGAAAGAAAACAGATTTGCCAATCAATTCTACATTTCTACTCGTCTTACTAGTTAGCAACTTAGCATACAATTCTAAAGTAGTAACTATTCATGTGCTAGATACATATTCCTAGGCATATGCAAACTTCCATACTTATAAGTGCAATATGATGTTAAAATACCAAGCAACTGCAATGGCAGCACCAGAGGAAATTAAACAGAGTTGTAGCAAAACAGTTCTTTTGCGGAGTTATATGTACTGGACAGGAAAAGATACATATATGTACTTAAAGTAACCTATAAAAGTTCTACAAAAAATGATTTGACAACTGACGATTGAATCCTGATCTGCCCCAGTAAATCTAGTTAATAGTAATTCCTTTTATTTCTTTAGCAAATAGTTGCTAGTACATGTATATCATCACTATTTCACACTGAATAAATATTTCTAGGTCTATTGATATTTCTCAACTTTATTCCTTTGTGAAATAGTAACAATTCCACAGCAACAGCAGTGACTATACATGGGCTGAATGCATATTGCTAGGTCTATCAAAACTCTCATGCTTATTTATGCAAAAGATTAACAGATCTAGCAACTGCCATGGGTGCACCAGAGGAAATTGAACAATAATTGTAGCAAATAAGTTGTTTGGTAGGGACACATGTGATGAACAAGAAAAGACAGACACAAGAAGTTGTTTGGCAAAGGCCAATCCTGATCAACCTTTTACATCTAAAAAATGAGAACTTCCTTCATAAATGCTTGTAAAATAGTTGTTTGTTCATGCGCTACTGTTCTGCATACATAAATGGTGCCAGGCCAGTGGAAACGTGCATCCTTATTTCTGTGCGAAATGGAGCGACGGACATGGGGGCGCCAGAGGAATGTAAACAAACAGTGGCAGAAATGAAATTTTTTCGTGGAATGTAAACAAAAAGTGGCAGAAATGCAATTCTTTCGCGGAATCCACAATCTACACATTTCAACCTCATATCTCTGACTGGCCCTGATCGTCAATTTGAACAGAAACCCCACAAAATTTCAATTCCTAGAGCCGGTGCAGTTAAAGTTCAGCACAGCCAAGGATGGGTTCCTATCCCCGGGCAGTCCCAGCACTGCAAATCTGCAATAAGGAAGTaaccaaaaagaaaaaccaGCAAGAGCAGCACCTTGGGGGACGACGCCCCAGCTCTGGGACTCGGGAGAAATCGCAGACCGGAGGCGCGTTGAGGCGACGGCGCTGTGCAGCGGCATCACAGTGAGCAAACCCCCGCACACAGAGGGTAACCTGGACCGCGGCGGAGAAATGTGAGAGGAGAAGCGAAAGAAATAAGGACCGGTTAGGTTTAGAATACCTGTGGACCACGGACGGGCGGGAAGAGGCGGCGAGGGGCGAGGAAGGAGGGTGGGGGTGGGCGCCGAGGATGCTGCGGCGGAGCGAGGAGGAGACGGCGCGGGCTAAAACCCTAGATCGGAGGACCACGGGCGAGGCCGCCATTGTCCTGACTCATGAGGTGCGGGCTGCTAGATGCGGGAAGGGAGGCTTGGGTTTCGGCGAGGGGTTAATCGACGTGGTccaatggggtgtttggatacgaggtgttaaactataacagtgtcacatcggatgttcagatatTAATttggagaactaaatatgagctaattataaaactaattgcagaaccatgtgctaattcgcgagacaaatctattaagcctaattaatccatcattagcaaatggttactgtagaaccacattgtcaaatcatagactaattaggcttaatagatttatctcgcgaattacactccatctgtgcaattagttttgtaattaaccaatatttaatactcttaattagcatccaaacatccaatgtgatgggtgttaaattttaacaccctattGCCAAACAGAAtgacaggggtcagccgtctcccccaatgtgcacagttgccacgaccgaacaccatcatcatgcttggcggcagcAGTCGCTCGGAAGATCGTCGACAGGGTCCGaagacagccgccctcctccggtggacgTGCTGACAGGAGtcgaaggccggagcaggaggtggcgacccggggacttggtccttctccttgtactttactttacttagcttatctctttgtCTTCTCCACACACCCGGTtcacctgtaaccctgagccctccttgcgctataaaaggagaactagGGGCCCCAATACcgggaggactctcaagccaatagaacccacacactcacctctagagcatcagtgcacacccaagagacttgggaccggctccctctctcacttgttTGTAACCCTTACTTCAGACCTTGCGtgagcaacacgagcagctcctcatactggacgtagggctttccttgcccgaaccagtctaatcccgtgtcctctcacgccaccatccaaagccttacgcgcataaaagaaatttactagccgtagtcttgatccgctaatcttgacaacgatagttggcacgctaggtaggggacctttgctcgtatatcaccggcttcagatggcctgccacgacgccagcttcgctccgggctccctcgtccacttcgggagcttggacttcctcgccacaggggaggggatcgagctgatccctcttcttgtcttgcccgctcgccccgtcatctctggctccgccgccgggatgGCGGCGAGCAGCCGGGCGCGCGCCGTGGGGCCcccttcggaggagtggcccttcgggctgcgcaacGTCGCGGTGACCTACGGTCATCGACTGgcacggtccatgaccgtgccgcCCATGAGCAACaagctcgtgggcgtggcgaggatAACTTCTGACGCCAgctccaacaacgggagccaccacccctcgcgcgagtgcttcatggacGACACgtactccgagggatccaatgatgacggcgccgaagggaggcagcgcactcccccaccgcgtGCCGCAGCTACAACTGGGGCCCTTGCTAGGGTCCCGGTGCGGCCAcgacagccggaggcgcgcgcggcgccccaccagaaggtcgagcgcccccgcaacgaaggcggggcacgGCAATGGGCACGTGACGTCCAGCAATGCATTTGCGTGGACGAAGATcaccctcagctcttcgcccaCGCCTGCCAGAATATCGCTGCAGTGGCAGCCCTGCTCCaatgactccccgagccggcgacgcccgaggagcgtcaggcgcaccaggaggtgcgcaacctgctcgagtgcgccgccgtccagcaggcagagAGCTCCGCGTCCTGGCGACGTGGgcaaaacgccagcagggcagcacccaccgcacctcccgagaggcggggggagtctatccaccagcctcctcccagGGCGAACcgggccgcgcccgctcgacggacaccgccgcccACAGGAGGCGGCGCTCAGTCTGTTCACCGGcgcgtcggccccatccgcgaTGCCCGCGACACTCTGGACGCGTGGAGGCGATCCCGCGCGGACAGAGAAGATGGAGTAGACCGCGGCTATCACAtccaccgtggtggccgctacgacagcgaagaagatcgcagcccgatccccgacccagcggggcccaaggccttctccgcacgcatcctgaacgtgccattcccgccgcgcttcaggcagcccacgaatgtggccaagtactccggggagacgaaccccgggctgtggctcagcgactaccggcttgcatgtcaggcaggtggggcggatgatgacctgttcatcattcgcaatctCCCGCTCTTTCTAGCCGACTCGgtgcgagcctggctggaacacatccctTCAGGTCGAATCCgtagctggaacgacctgaaggagatcttcgtgggaaacttctagggcacgtacatgcgccctggcAATTCCTAGGACCTTCGGAGCTACCGCCAGGGGTTGAACGAGTCCCTCTGGGACTACATCCGGtgtttctccaggaagcgcactgagctctccaatgtCGTGGATGCCGACATCATCGGagctttcctggcaggaacttcctgccGGCCCCTTGTCCATGAGCTGGGACGAAGGGGCCcgcggaccacggaggagctcctcaacattgccaccagcttcgcctcgggcgaagaggccgtcgggGCGATCTCAACcactccaagggcaaggcgaagcgggaggaggacgccgacgagggcacctccaaccgtcaacagaagaagaagaataagcagcggcgcgaggctcccatCGTGGCCGTTGCCGAGCGCAAGTGGGGGAAGCCgcccccagagggcacccccggtttcttcgacaagctgctcgagggatcGTGCCCGAACCATGAGTTCCCtgcgaagcacgcctacaaagactgcaacctcatgaagaggtattttgtaggcaacccagtgaagggcgaccggagatggaagcccgacgaggagaagaaggacggcaaagagaaagaagacggcttccccaaggtggatggctacttcatgatcttcggcgggccggcgacttacgactccaagcgccgccgaaAGCTGGAGCGCCGAGAGGTCTATGTGGCCAAGCCCGCtacaccggccttcctcgattGGTCAGAACCCGCCACcaccttcgaccggtccgaccacccggggcgCGTCCTGCAGCTAGGACGCTACCCGCTCATCGTCGATCCCATTGTCGGCacaacgcgcctcaccaaggtactcatggacggaggcagcggcctcaacatcctctacaccgagactctcgacgccatggggatcaaccgctcccgcctccgccctaGCGAGGCGCCTTTCCACAGCATCGTGCCGGGGAAAcgggcgatgcctctcgggcagatcgacctgcccgtcacttttgggactccttccaactataggaaggagatcctcaccttcgaggtggtgggtttccgtggaacctaccacgccatcttggggcggccgtgctacgccaagttcatggccatccccaactacacctacctcaagctcaagctgctgggacccaacggggtcatcaccgtcagcaggtctttccagaaggtgtacgagtgcgatgtagagtgctgcgagtacgccgcagccatcacaTGCATGGAGGATCCCGCagtccagc
Above is a genomic segment from Setaria viridis chromosome 4, Setaria_viridis_v4.0, whole genome shotgun sequence containing:
- the LOC117854146 gene encoding uncharacterized protein; the encoded protein is MAASPVVLRSRVLARAVSSSLRRSILGAHPHPPSSPLAASSRPSVVHRLPSVCGGLLTVMPLHSAVASTRLRSAISPESQSWGVVPQGNSMPL